GGAGCGTTTCTTCCAGCCGCGCAAGGCCAACTCCCTGGAGACCGTGCCGCTGACCCTCGCGCTGTTCTCGCTGTCCGGCGGCGACGTGGAACGCAGCGTGACCTTCGCCGCCAACCTCGGCGGCGACACCGACACCATGGCCGCCATGGGCGGCGCGATCGCCGGCGCCTTCGGCGGCGTGGGCGCCATCAGGCCGGACTGGGTCGACAAGGTGAAGCGCAACGCGGACCAGGACCAGGAGGAGCTCGCCCGCGGCCTGGCGCACGCGGCCGCCGCCAAGATGGAGCGCGAACGCGCCGCCGGCGCTGCCCTGAGCGCCCTGCTGCCATGAACGACGCAAGGATCCCTGTTGGAGATCTACCAGAAGGTGTACGACCGCCACCTGAGCGACTAGAGGAGAACCTGGCAGTGGGCTGCCCGGCGGACCGTTGCGAGGCGTAGTGCTCGTCGGTCCGCTCCTGTTGCTCGGCACGTTGCCGGTTGCCGCGCAGGTACTTTCTTGTGCGCAGCAAGAGGAAGGTGACGTGTTGGTAGTCAATCGCTTTATTTCGTTGCTGCGCGATGGAGACCGGCATCGATTGGCGGACCTGATCCGTTTTCCGTTGCCACGGAGGTACCCGCTTCCAAGCATCTCCCGAGGCGAGTTCATCGACCGCTACGACGAGGTCTTCGATGACGAGTTTGTGCGGATCATCGCCTCGTCGGGCAACGGTGAGTGTGGCCGGATGGGATGGCGTGGTCTTCAGTTGCACAATGGACTTGTCTGGTTCTACGACGATGGTACGATCAGACGTGTCAACTACGAGTCGGCAGTCGAAGAGCGCGAGCGCTACCGGTTGATTGACCTGGAACGACTTGGGTTGCACGAGAGCCTGCGGGACTACCAGTTGCCGATCCTGGAATGGGAGACGTGCAGCTATCGGGTACGGGTAGATCGCGTCGACGGCGGTTATCGCTACGCGGCATGGAACGTCGCCAGGTTCCACGACAGCGAGCCGGACATGGTCATCGACAAGGGCACCTACAACATGGAGGGCACACTCGGAGATCACGGGTACTATTTCTCGAATGGGGAGTACAAGTACATCCTGTTCGTGGATACGACCAGCACCGTCTCGGCGGGCGACCTGGAAGTCTACCGGACCCCTCTGAACGGTTACCACGACGTGAGACACGAGTCCAAGGACCATGAGCTGCTGTTGGCCGAACAGATTGTGAACACCGGAACCGAGAGCCGCAACGAGGCTCTTCTGAATCGACTGCGAGCGTGTACGAGCACCTAGCTAGGAGGGAACCGAAGTTGGATCGCCACCCGTTACACTTGACCGACACCGATGTCGGGTTCTTTGCCGAGCATGGCTACCTGGTCTACCATCACCAGCTCTTCCCTGAACAGAGATTCCGCCGCCTGCAGAGCTTCTTCGACGGCATGCTCGAGCAGTTGCCGGCGGACGCGCGCCCGGAGGGGATGGACGTCCCGCATTTCGCGTTTCCCGAGCTGTTCGAGTGGCTGGCCGCGGACGAGGTGCTCGATTTCGTGGAGCGCCTGATCGGACCCAACATCGCCCTGTGGGCGAGCCACTTCCTGTGCAAGCTGCCGAAGCGGGGGCTGGCGGTGCCGTGGCACGAGGACTCCGCCTACTGGAACGTATCGCTGAGCAAGTACCAGGTGGTCACCGTGTGGCTGGCGATCGACGACTCGCAGCCCGACAACGGCTGCATGCGGGTGATTCCCGGCACCCACCACGACGGCTTCTCGGAGTACGAGGAGGTGGACCACTCGCAGCACGTGTTCCGCACCCGCATCCGCCCCGACCAGATCGACGAGAGCAAGGCGGTGGACCTGGCGATCCGCGCGGGCGAGTGTCACGTGCACCACGCCAAGCTGATGCACAGCTCCAGCCCCAACACCAGCGGCCGCCGCCGTTGCGGCTACACCATGCGCTACATGACCACCGACGTGAAGTTCAACCCGGAGCGGCAGAAGGGCCGGCACACCGTGTACCTGCTGCGCGGCAAGGACCTGGCCGGCAACGACTACGGCGAGCCGGGGCGCGTGTTCGAGCCCGGCAAGCTGCGCTGGATGGGCCGCTGACGGGCGCGACTCCGCAGGCCGGCGGGGCCGCGCGCGGCGACCTTCGCCTCGCACCGGCCAGCCGTTTCACCAGACTCGCCAAGGCACTCCGGCGCGAGCACCAGTTGTGGCTCCTGGCGGCGCCCGCCGTCGCCTACTTCATCCTGTTCCACTCATGGTCGGCTCCCTGAAGGGCTGACCGGCGGCGGCGTCACGACATCTGCCGGCGGACCAGGTCGCGAAACGGTCCGTCGGTGCCCGCAAGTTCGTCGAACCGGCCGACCTGCACGACCCTCCCGGCTTCGAGCACGTAGATGCGGTGTGCTGCGCGGATCGTCGACATGCGGTGGGCGATGACGACGCGCGTGGCGGTGGACGTGCGGATTCCCTCCATCACCGCCGCCTGGTTGGTGCGATCCAGCCAGTTGGTGGCCTCGTCGAGAAACACGATGCGCGGGTTGCTCACCAGCGCGGCGGCGATGCGGATGCGCTGGCTCTGCCCGCCGGACACGACGGCCGCGCGCTCGCCCATGCCCGTATGCATCTGCATCGGCATCGCGGCGATGTCCCGGTCCACCGCCGCCAGGCGTGCGGCGCGCCAGGCATCGTCCACGTTCAGGGTCTGGTCCAGCCCGATGATGTTGTCGAGGACCGTGCCGCTGTGACTGCCGCCATCCTGGAGGACTACCCCGACCTGCCGGCGCACCGAGGCCCGGTCGAGATGAGCAAGGTCGCGATCGTCGTAGTACACGGCGCCGCCGGTCGGCGTTTCGAGCCCGAGCGCGACGCGGACCAGCGTGCTCTTGCCGGCTCCGGACTCGCCGACGATGGCGACGAACTCGCCCGGCTCGGCGTACCAGGTGACGCGATCCAAAACCGGTGGGCCGGCGCCGCCATAGCGAAAGCTGACCGAGTCGAAGCGCAGTCCGCCCCCGAGCTCGACCGGCGCACCCTGCCCGCTTCCGCCCTCGGGGGTGGCGGCGAGAACGGGCAGAATCTGCTCGCAGGCGGGAACGACCGACGCAACCGCTTCGAACGCGCCGCCGAGCGCGATGATGGCGGCGTAGAAGATCATCGAACCGACGTATACGACCAGAAATTCGCCGACCCCCAGGGCGCCGTCCGGCCGCGCCGCGGACACCGCGAACAGGGCCGCGGCCGCGACCAGGGGCACCGCGGCGCTGAACGCCCTCAGGTGCTCGTCCAGCACGCCGACGCGCATCTCCGCCAGTTTCTGTTCGCGGTAGCGCCGCGCCCATGACGCGCGCGCCGATTGC
This region of Spirochaetaceae bacterium genomic DNA includes:
- a CDS encoding phytanoyl-CoA dioxygenase family protein, whose amino-acid sequence is MDRHPLHLTDTDVGFFAEHGYLVYHHQLFPEQRFRRLQSFFDGMLEQLPADARPEGMDVPHFAFPELFEWLAADEVLDFVERLIGPNIALWASHFLCKLPKRGLAVPWHEDSAYWNVSLSKYQVVTVWLAIDDSQPDNGCMRVIPGTHHDGFSEYEEVDHSQHVFRTRIRPDQIDESKAVDLAIRAGECHVHHAKLMHSSSPNTSGRRRCGYTMRYMTTDVKFNPERQKGRHTVYLLRGKDLAGNDYGEPGRVFEPGKLRWMGR